A single Candidatus Woesearchaeota archaeon DNA region contains:
- a CDS encoding Ig-like domain-containing protein, with protein MRLKDRSGEGRRITGILLALAMLFFLLYGVNPFAEDMQYFGFRAWAYSVTCTLTGISEGTSYSYVTGASVYYNNASTGDFIVSISASTTGGTNASISNVTFPVTVSAGGNDSLTPYNWTYDWDNLDKTDYASATATCYNNWSDSSTAAFNVYWDNANPSGGSVSYNSTYTSASTERINVSEGTDSGSGLSTAQLYRQSATLSAGACGAYGTFTAIGTSTTGKTTVDDTTLVSGNCYKYAYNVTDNVGNTASYTSTNEIKVDSVAPTCSVSAVAENSTYGYVSGTTLYYSSTGTGGYNISITATDTTSGVKNVTFPTTTSTGGADTTNPYTWTYDWDTGDTYSSSSTVYIYDNAQNSGVCSYTVTRDITAPAGGSVSYNNTYTSQSTERINVSEGTDSGSGLATAQLYRQSATLSAGSCGAYGAFTTIGSSATGKTTVDDATLVSGNCYKYVYNATDNVGNTASYTSANEIKVDSVAPTCSVSAIAENSTYGYVSGTTLYYNSAGTGGYNVSVTTTETASGVKNVTFPVTTSAGGADTTSAYSWTYDWDTGDSYSSSSTVYVYDNAQNSGVCSYTVTRDITDPSGGSVSYNNTNTSQTTHRINVSEGTDSAGLLTAQLYRQSATLTDTTCGAYGIWSAIGSSATGKTYVDDATLASGNCYKYAYNATDNVQNTASYTSANEIKVDSSTPTITFAYPTDSNNSNISRAFTYINITGSETLISANLQWNGTNQSMSGSGTVWYVNKTGLSDGTYTYKVFANDSTNNIGTSGIRTITIDTTAPTCSISVVTENSTYGYVSGITLYYSNKSTGAYNVSVTATDTTSGVKNVTFPATTSTGGTDTTNPYTWTYDWDNADTYSQNTTIQTYDNTQNNITCEFTITRDITDPSGGSVSYNNTNTSQTTHRINV; from the coding sequence ATGAGATTAAAAGACAGAAGCGGAGAGGGAAGGAGAATAACTGGAATACTTCTTGCTCTTGCAATGCTCTTCTTTTTGCTTTATGGAGTAAATCCTTTTGCAGAGGACATGCAATATTTTGGATTCCGCGCATGGGCTTATTCAGTAACATGCACCTTAACCGGAATATCTGAAGGCACATCTTATTCTTATGTCACGGGGGCAAGCGTTTATTACAATAATGCAAGCACAGGAGATTTCATAGTCAGCATAAGCGCATCAACAACAGGAGGAACAAACGCATCAATAAGCAATGTAACATTCCCAGTAACAGTAAGCGCAGGAGGAAACGACAGCTTAACTCCATACAACTGGACATATGACTGGGATAATCTGGATAAAACTGATTATGCATCTGCAACAGCAACATGCTACAACAACTGGAGCGACAGCAGCACCGCAGCATTCAATGTGTACTGGGACAATGCAAATCCATCGGGAGGAAGTGTAAGCTACAACAGCACTTACACATCCGCATCCACAGAAAGAATCAATGTGAGCGAGGGAACTGACTCTGGCTCCGGACTATCAACTGCACAACTATACCGGCAGTCAGCAACACTATCCGCAGGAGCATGCGGAGCATACGGAACATTCACAGCAATAGGAACAAGCACAACAGGAAAAACAACAGTAGATGATACAACGCTCGTTTCAGGAAACTGCTACAAATACGCATACAACGTAACAGACAACGTAGGAAACACAGCAAGCTACACATCAACAAATGAAATAAAAGTGGACAGCGTTGCACCAACATGCAGCGTCAGCGCAGTAGCAGAAAACTCAACATACGGCTACGTCTCAGGAACCACACTATACTACAGCAGCACAGGAACAGGCGGATACAACATAAGCATCACAGCAACAGACACAACAAGCGGAGTGAAAAATGTAACATTCCCAACAACCACAAGCACAGGAGGAGCAGACACAACAAACCCATACACGTGGACATATGACTGGGACACAGGAGACACATACTCTTCAAGCTCAACAGTATACATATATGACAATGCGCAAAACTCTGGAGTATGCTCCTACACAGTAACAAGAGACATAACTGCACCAGCAGGCGGAAGCGTAAGCTACAACAACACATACACTTCTCAATCAACAGAAAGGATTAATGTAAGTGAGGGAACTGATTCGGGCTCTGGGCTTGCAACTGCCCAGCTTTACAGGCAGTCAGCAACACTTAGCGCGGGCTCATGCGGGGCATACGGAGCATTCACAACAATAGGAAGCAGCGCAACAGGAAAAACAACTGTGGATGATGCAACGCTTGTGTCAGGAAACTGCTACAAATATGTTTACAATGCAACAGACAACGTAGGAAACACAGCAAGCTACACCTCAGCAAATGAGATAAAAGTGGACAGCGTTGCACCAACATGCAGCGTCAGCGCAATTGCAGAAAACTCAACATACGGCTATGTATCCGGAACCACACTATACTACAACAGCGCAGGAACCGGCGGATATAATGTAAGCGTCACAACAACAGAAACAGCAAGCGGAGTGAAAAATGTTACATTCCCGGTAACCACCAGCGCAGGAGGAGCAGACACAACAAGCGCATACTCCTGGACATATGACTGGGACACAGGAGACTCTTACTCCTCAAGCTCAACAGTATATGTATATGACAATGCGCAAAACTCTGGAGTATGCTCCTACACAGTAACAAGAGACATAACAGACCCATCTGGCGGAAGCGTAAGCTACAATAACACAAATACAAGTCAAACCACTCACAGAATTAATGTTAGCGAGGGAACAGACAGCGCAGGGCTATTAACTGCCCAGCTCTACCGGCAGTCAGCAACACTCACAGATACAACATGCGGAGCATATGGAATATGGAGCGCAATAGGAAGCAGCGCAACAGGAAAAACATATGTGGATGATGCAACACTCGCGTCAGGAAACTGCTACAAATACGCATACAATGCAACAGACAACGTCCAAAACACAGCAAGCTACACATCAGCAAATGAAATAAAAGTTGATTCAAGCACACCAACAATAACATTTGCCTACCCAACTGACTCCAACAATTCAAACATAAGCAGGGCATTCACTTACATCAACATCACAGGAAGCGAAACACTCATCTCAGCAAACCTGCAATGGAACGGGACAAACCAAAGCATGAGCGGCTCAGGAACAGTATGGTATGTAAACAAAACAGGGCTTTCTGACGGAACATACACATACAAAGTATTTGCAAACGACTCAACAAACAACATAGGCACATCAGGAATAAGGACAATAACAATAGACACAACAGCACCAACATGCAGCATCAGTGTAGTAACTGAAAACTCAACATACGGGTATGTCTCAGGAATTACATTGTATTACAGCAATAAATCAACTGGCGCCTACAATGTTAGCGTCACAGCAACAGACACAACAAGCGGAGTGAAAAATGTAACATTCCCAGCAACAACAAGCACAGGAGGAACAGACACAACAAACCCATACACGTGGACATACGACTGGGACAACGCAGACACATACTCACAGAACACAA